The genomic segment TTCGAGGAACAATAGCGATAACTAAAGCCCAAATTGAACCATGATTCGTTCCAGGAATAGGTTGTAAAGGGCTGAACATGAAGCTTGAAGGCAAGGTGACTACAGTCGCATTAACCACGCTGATAATCCCCATCACTAAACCAAGAAACGCGCCTTTTTTGCTCCCAAGAACGATTGAGCCGATAATCACTGGAATGTGCAATAGCGTAGGAACAATTGGCAAAGGCCAGACACTATAAACAATCTGGCTTAAGATTTGGACAACGACCATGATTGCGATAAAAATCGCAAGAATCGCAACGTCAGATGCTTTAGAATTTTTCATATTTACCTCGTTTTATAGGGATTGCTCAATGCTTGCTAAGATGTCTGGCAGGTCAGCAAGTGCGCCCTCTCCAAAGTCTCCACAGGCAAGTAAAGATTTTTTAGGTTGAATAATATTATAATCTATTTTCTTAAGAATCTCAATATTTCGTTGCGTTAACGGATTTTGATACATTTTCGTATTCATCGC from the Lactococcus allomyrinae genome contains:
- a CDS encoding ECF transporter S component, encoding MKNSKASDVAILAIFIAIMVVVQILSQIVYSVWPLPIVPTLLHIPVIIGSIVLGSKKGAFLGLVMGIISVVNATVVTLPSSFMFSPLQPIPGTNHGSIWALVIAIVPRILIGVFPYYIYKMSKNQFGAGLAAFVGTATNTVLVLGFIFLFFRAVTKQTFGALLASIITGNSIAEVVIAVILTMAIVPALLKARGNQ